gtccctcagcccggcctgtgccctctcgcagtctgggaccccttgggggatgtccatctgctggcgtggggggcgggggggggcctaagctggcagtcagacatccctctgacagcctgggagcccttcagggatgtccaattgccagtggggagcaggtctaagctgcagtcggacatccttagtgctgctgaagaggtgggagaggctgccgccaccaccgttgtgctggcagccatcagcctggcttgtggatgagcagagctccccctgtgggagcacactgaccaccagggggcagctcctgcatttagcatctgccccctggtggtcaatgtgtgtcatagtgaccagtcattcccagtcattctgctgttagggtcaatttgcatattacccttttattatataagacagaggcctggtacatgggtgggggctggctggtttgccctgaagggtgtcccagatctgggtgggggtgccactggggtgcctggccagcctgggtgaagggctgagggctgttttcaggcttgccacacctccttcagggagggggtccctactggggtgcctggccagcctggctgaggggctgagggctgtttgcaggctagccaagaccccagtgggaaccctcaccccatgagggtgtggccagcctgggtaaggggctgagggctgttttcaggctgcccacagcccctttagggtgggggtccctactggagtgcctggccagcctaggtgaggggctgagggccgttttcaggctggccacacccccttcaggagactttgtagccttgagtgtaGCCCAGGGCtgaccagggcaggcaggaagcttggcttcctccattgccgggggcaacccaagcctcctgctctctccagctccatggccaccaccatcttagttgggttaatttgcatactcgctcctgattggctggtgggtgtggcttatggtcatggcttgagcatagtggagggacagttaatttgcatgtttctcttttattatataggactaggggcccggtacacgaaattcgtgcactgggtgtggggggggggagtgtccctcagcccagcctgccccctctcacatcctgggagccctcaggcattgatccccatcaccctccaatcgcaggatcggccccttgcccaggcctgacgcctctggcctaggcgtccggcccgggcagcagggacctgcagtggcagcgggggggcgccgagatcgcacgggctccgcccctgcccctgcaggatgcctctggctgaggcatccggcacgggcagcggggacccacagctgcagcagccccgcgattgtgggcttcgctttaggcccaggcaaggggcccctagctcccgggactgccagcttcgaccgtgcccagctcccatcgctggctccacccctacttcctgctattactggccagggcggaaaaagCACCTGactctccgatcatggctggggggcagggcaaaggcggccccagggccgcctttgccctgccccccagctcttagctcccccctgggtttccgatcactgtcagtggcagggggcttcttcctgctttccctttcgcctccctgcattgtgcctacatatgcaaattgaccaccatcttgttggcagttaatttgcatatagccctgattagccaatgaaaagggtatcgtcgtatgccaattaccatttttctcttttattagtgtagattgtatctTAGGTTTCATAGacctggttcagtggatagagcgtccccCCACaaagtgaagggtcctgggttagattctggtcaagggcatgtacgttggttgtaggctcaatccctagtaggggggttgcaggaggcagccgattggtgtttctttctcatagatgtttctaactctctatcctactcccttcctcttggtaaaatcaatgagaatatatttttgtaaaaaatgagaCCGACTACAGCTGTTTCCCTAGCAGCCATGTCCCAGCCATCCCAGACCTGCATGGAGAATGGGTAAGACTCGGCCCAAGCCCAGCCCTGAGTGtcccaggggaggcagaggcccctttcAAACCCTGGGAAGGGAGCCAGGGTCTCTAACTCAGTGCAGAGGCTGTGACTTCCTCCCAGTTCTAAGGACGGTGTGCACATCATGGCAGGCAGCGAAGGGGCATTTCCTACAGAAGGCTTCCACCACTGTACACTCGCtccctcagagggaagagggaagaaccCATGGCCCACAGATCGGAGTCAGAGCCCAGGGGCAAAGGTTCCATTGAACATTCTCGGGTCACAGGCAATGTCTTTGGAACACAGATTTAAATCTCTGATAGACTTTTGCCCAGGGAGGGATTTTTTCAAGCACTGAGGACTCAGAGATGTAGggaactgatatagggttaagcctaggactgacctgttggcaaagtcacaaacaagacccagcttagagggcacagtcctcttagcattaTTAGgtttgaccttataacactccctagatcttacctgggaagctaatgggctgagggaagtgcaggaagtgtaactatggtcaaaacaagtgaaactcacaagaactgtgtaactatggtaaccactaccttgtttacctctgactttaaaagcttggtgaggcctgagcacgggtggaagtccttcctcctcAGTTGGACTtacctggcccccaatattcccaaattatctcgtgtcttttctctttcatttgtgtgcggctcctcttccagattctgaaccctgaaccacgcggggcgtggagggaaacatttaccaaCACAGAGACTTAAATACTCTTTGAGAAGAAGCTCATTTCAGCctatctggtgtggctcagtggttaagcctggacctaggaaccaggtggtcacggctTGATTCCTGACTGGGGGCTTCATCCCAGTGGGGATGcgtaggaggaagccaatcaatgattgtctctcatcattaatgtttctatctctccctctcccttctgctctgaaatcaataaaaatatatttttaaaaaatgatgctcccctctcttaaaaaataatgaagattttaGAGGCAGAGTGAACATCTTATgcaaaagtgaagaaaaaaataaaagtgtagaattacttttgaaacatttaaaaattctggtaAGTATTTGATGTTCATAAGAAACAGTTGCTAACTTTAAAGGTATACTATGGTTATGCAAggaaatgtcctttttttaagagaataattTTGAAGTGCATAGGGATGAAGGAACGTGAAGTCTGGGGTTTGCATTTAAGttctttggagaaagaaaaatagatgaaaagaagggaaggaaggagagagaatcgAATATGGCCACTTTGCGGTAACTGTTGAGTCTGATAGTGGAAGGGCGATTCCTTCCCCTGTTCTGCTCTTGCACATGTGGGGACTTGCCTGTGGCGGAGAGGTGTTAGGGCCACGCCGTGGAAGGTCAGGCCGGTTGTTTTTAGTGGGCGTTTGAGAGGGAGCTGTGAGAATCCCAGCAACTCTCATTTCCACACAATAGTTGTATAGCATTGATTATTTTTACCCAATAATAATTGAAATCTAGATTCATCAAGACAACTGGAGAGTGGTTATTTGtggaattattttaatgaaagttCCTTAACCAAACAATGAGCCCAATTTGGGCATAGAAGCCAATGGCCACTTTCTGCTCAAAATGAACTTTGCCTTGGAACTATTTCATAGGGCATCCTGATAATACTTCACCCCCATAAGCTGCTCTCGTGGATTTGCAACACTATGCAACCAGGAATTTCACACCTGCAAGACTTCAGGCTCCACTTCGATGTTGGGGAGCGGCTGGAAAGAGGTGGTCAGCAGCCCACTCAACATCATGAGGAAGGCAGCCAGAATCGCCACGGGCACGGTGCTGCCGATCTCCTGCCGGTCGGGCCTGAAGGGGATGTGGAAGGATGGTGGGAAGCGTATGCCCTCTTCATTCATCACGGAGTGGTAGTTCCAGGTCACAGCAATGAGTATAAATGCCCCCGCTATGATGCTCAGGACTCCGGAAGCGCAGAACAGATTGCAGGTGGTGTCCTTCTGAAGCTGTCCCGAGTACACTCTCCGCAGGCCCATGACTGTGAGCACTTTTCCCAGGAGCCCGAGGAGGCTGGCGGCCAGCAGCAGGTTCTGAACGATGCGGATATCGAGCGGCAGGTAGGTGTCACTGTAGGTGTAGCGGTGACACTCTATTTTTCTGCTATGGAGGTTGGCGGACTGGTAAGTGCAGACCTTCCACATCCCTATGCAggccagcccctgggagggggcgGAGATGCTCTCCATGTACCACACTCGCCACCTGGTCAGGCCCATGCAAATCATGGAGAACATCCATCCAAGGGTGTTGAGGGCGAAACTCACTACCTGGCAATTGGGGTGGATGAAAAAGGCCATGGCTATGTTTCCAGGGGATCTGCAAACCAATAGAGGGCGTCATGAGGTGGGACCCACGGCCTGGAACCACCACCCGGGGGAGAGCGGTGCTATATTGGAGAGGGAGATGCCATATTCCAGAATGGAGACACTTGACCCCCATGCTCTGCTGGCGAAGGGTCCGTGGGCAACATTTACTGAAAGCCTTCAAATATTCAGACTTTCACCTTGGCAGGGTTccctaagtggttagagcgtcttCCCAATAGGCCAAGGTTGCGGCCTCaatccctgctcagggcacatacaagaatcaaccaatgaatgcatcagtcagtggaacagcaaatccatgtttctctctcaccctctctctctgtctctaaagtCAATCAAAAAATGTACAAACTTTTTTACAGGCAGTTCCACTTCTGGACATTTGTGAAAGAAACAATTAAGATTGGCTACAGGCCAGCTGgcgtggttgagtgtccacctatgattcaggaggtcagggttcgattcctggtcagggcacatgcctgggttgtggggttgatctccagtgtgggtcgtgcaggaggcaacagatccatGATTCTaactcatcattgaggtttctctctctctctccctcccccttcctctctgaaatcaataaaaatatatatatttttgcctgcTCGCAAGAGTCAGCAATGCCACTCCTGGATTGGTACCCCGAAGAAGGGAAAGCAAGGGCACAAGCAGAGAGTTGCAAGCAGATAgttgcacccccatgttcatagcagtgttattcacCACAGCCAGGAGGTGGGAACACCGCAATATTCATCCTGGTGAGTGCACAGTCCGCATGTGGGCCGCCCATACCATGGGATATCATCCAGCCTTGAGGACATTCTACCGAGTGAAACGAGCCAGCAACACAAAGACAAACGTGCATCATTTCACCTCTATGTGGCCCCTAGAGCAGCCACACTCAGCGACAGAAAGCCACTGTGGGAGCCAGagcctggggagcagaggggatgTAGTGGTCAATGGCACAGAGTTTCCGTTTGGggagatgaaaaagttctggagagatGGTGGCGATGGTAGCAAAACATTGTGAAGGTCCCCAGTGACACTGCACTGTACGCTTAAAAAAGGTGACCATTCAGTCTGATCAAATCATTGGATTGATACCTGTCCCCTGGGATCTGCCCTTTAGGACACTTCACAACAGGCCTTCCCTCCGcttagaccacatcccactggtaaggccccatcccactggtaaggccacatcccactggtaaggccacatcccactggtaaggccccatcccactggtaagaccacatccaactggtaaggccacatcccactggtaaggccccatcccactggtaaggccccatcccactggtaagacctcatcccactggtaaggccacatcccactggtaagaccacatcccactggtaaggccacatcccactggtatgtc
The sequence above is a segment of the Myotis daubentonii chromosome X, mMyoDau2.1, whole genome shotgun sequence genome. Coding sequences within it:
- the LOC132224434 gene encoding claudin-34-like, with protein sequence MAFFIHPNCQVVSFALNTLGWMFSMICMGLTRWRVWYMESISAPSQGLACIGMWKVCTYQSANLHSRKIECHRYTYSDTYLPLDIRIVQNLLLAASLLGLLGKVLTVMGLRRVYSGQLQKDTTCNLFCASGVLSIIAGAFILIAVTWNYHSVMNEEGIRFPPSFHIPFRPDRQEIGSTVPVAILAAFLMMLSGLLTTSFQPLPNIEVEPEVLQV